TGGTTTAAAAACAGGCAAATAACACCAAGCCATCACTGAATAAAAActtgtttcaattttttatctttcttttccaGTTGTTTGCTGCTGTGTTCATATGCTGGTAATGAACTGAAGTGAACATGGTTGACTACAGTAAATGGAAGGACATTGAAATatctgatgatgaagatgatacaCATCCTAATATTGATACTCCATCATTATTCCGATGGAGGCATCAAGCACGAATAGAACGCATGGAAGAGCAGAAACGAGAaaaggaagaaattgaaaaaagcagaacagcaaatgaaaataaattaaaggaGATAAAGGAGAAAATTAACAAAAGTGAAAAGAGTGGAACAGAAAATTTGGATCAGCTGAAAGTGGCCCTTCTACAGCTTGAGAAAGAGGCTGGAGAAATAAAGAAACGTGAAGAGGAattcaagaagaaagaaaagacaaCTCCGTGGAATGTTGATACTATTGGTAAACCTGGATTTGCCAAAACTGTAATAAACACAGCTCCAAAACCAAAACGAGAAGTTTTGTCTGAAGAGGAGCAAGGAAAACGTTTGAAAGAACATATTGCGAAGTATGAAAAGTTGATGAAGAATTTTGGAATGCTGCGACGATATGATGACAGCAAGCGTTTTCTGCAGGAGCATCCAGAACTTGTAAGTGAACATACAGCAAATTATTTGGTTATTTGGTGCATAAATTTGGAGATGGAGGAGAAACATGACCTGATGAAGcatgtggctcatcagtgtatttgtaTCCAGTACATGTTAGAACTGGCGCAAAAACTAGATGTTGATCCAAGAGCATGTGTTGGATCCTTCTTCAGCAAAATGGAAATTGctgaagaagaatataaaaaatcatttGATGATGAACTCCACTCATTCATAGAAAGGATTCAGGTGAGAGCTGCTGAAAAGTTGAAGGCTGCTCTGGCCGAAGCTGAAGAAGAGGAACGTAAAGCAAGACTTGGCCCGGGAGGACTTGATCCACTGGAAGTCCTAGAAACCCTCCCACCAGAACTGAAAAAGTGTTTTGAAGTTCAGGATATAAAACTGCTTCAAGAAACAATTTTGAAGATGCCTGAACAAGAAGCACAGTACCACATGAAACGCTGCATAGATTCTGGCTTGTGGGTTCCAGATGCCAAAAAGAAAGAATCTACAGAAAAAGAAACTACAGCTTCTGATGACCAATAAGTTGTTTGAGAAACAGTGTTGgccttaaaatatttcatgtatttttatgtatgtatataatATTACAGTACTTATGCAAATTTTGTAAGTTACATGTAAGTATCAGTCAATAATATTGAGAAACTACTTTTAGCTGCAGAAATGAAGACATTTGTTATTTTATGTAGACAGTTTTCaaagatgaaattaaaaataaattttgtctgTTTGTGATTCATATATCTTGCTACAAAGGCAGACAATGTTTGACATATTAAAACCAGAAACTAAAAACGTATGTGCGCTACTACTGTGTGTCACACTCACTGTCAGTCTTAAAGTATTtcttgctgctgacaagaagaagacatCAGGTGCTGAATTGTTTCATTGCTTTCTCTGCCTAAAATTGACACAGAGTTTACTTGCATTCAGAAAGCTATGCAGTGTTCATTACTGTTTTGGAGAATTTGCTTTGTGGACAATTGCCATATGTTAGAAAATAACTATTGTCAGTTTTTTGCATTACAAAGTTGCAATATCTTGTAATTTGAGTCTGTCTTTTATCTTAAGGAAATTAAAGattatattataattaaatttacattttgttTGACATTGTAGTACTATTTTGATGGGCACTACTTATGGCATAGCAACTGAATAACACTGAAGAAGTTTTGAGTTGTGCAATGTGAtattctccacacacacacacacacacacacacacacacacacacacacacacaaacttaatgCTTTTGGTCATGGTGACAAGATGTGTATCCATGTAAAGTATGTTTGCTAACTCAAATTAAGTGCTGTATTGAAAATTTTCTggtgttttcaactatttatagaGATGGACATGATAATGTTATCAATGATGATACTGAGATGTAAATTTTCCATTTCTTCTGATGGAGTTCAGCTCCTAAGATTCACATTAAAATATATGTTAGATATTTTCAGGAACTCGAcaagaaaatatttagttttcaTAATAGCTGTTTACCATGATGAAAGCGAAGGTAATAGTTGTTGCATCTACGACCCATTAAATCTTCAGGATTCGTCTGTATCACCTCATTCAAAAACCTTATATTCTCTACTTGTCTATACAGTAAACTGTACACTTCTGTACAAGCCTACACTTGAGACAAACAGTTTCAGAAGAGACTTCTGGATGCTTAAGTTTTGTATTAGACATTAAGAAATTCCACTTTTTTTTGGAAATCCAGTCagcattttatgttctctctacttcaaccttcatcagttattttgctgcccaaatagcaaaagtcatgtaCCACTTCGAAtgcctcattccctaatctaactccctcaacatTATGTGATTTAATCCAACACATACCAccacccttgtttcacttttgttgatattcatcttataacgtcttttcaagatactacccattctgttcaactgctactCCAAGTCCTTTATCATCTCCGACAGAATTGCACTGTCAtaagcaaacctcagagtttttatttcttctcccggaaCTGTAATTCCCTTTTGTAGGAGATAgtctacaaacctgtctcattctTTGCTCTACCAGTACTTCATTTCATGCAGTTAGTCTCTTATAACTATAGTCTGGTTTTTGTGAAGGTTGGAAATAACTTTCTGCTCCCTCTATTTTAttcatgctaccttcagaatatcaaagaacGTATTctggtcaacactgtcaaaagctttctctaaatctacaaatcgtATACATGTAAATTTGCCGTACTGCaacatttcttctaagataagttacagGATCAGTATCACCTTtggatgttcctacatttctctggaacccaaaagatattcccccccccccccccaagcttggcttctatcagtttttctattgttctgtaaataatttttatcaGTATTTTGCATCCAGGTtttgaaactgatagttcgcttATATTACACCTGTCGGCATATGCCTTCTTTGAAaaagaattaatatttttttaagtcTGTGAGGCTATTTTGCCTGTCTTACATATCCTGCACACGAAGTGGAGCATTTTTCTTATGACTATCTGTCTCAATGATATCAGTAATTCTGagagaatgtcatctactccagggacCTTACTTCAGGTTagctctttcagtgctttgtcttgCAGTATtgtacctcccatctcatcttcgtctacttcctcttccctttctacaatGTAACCTTCAAATTCACTTCCCTTATATAGCCCTGCTATATATTCTGCCCACATTGAAGCTTTCCCCTCTTTGTTTGCCATATCAGCCCTTGATATGCATAAAGCcacttctgttttctccaaagatctGTGTAGTCTtcctatcagtggaacatttcgtaACACACATGCTTTACTTGACATGTTTTAAACCTAAGGTGTGGTCTGGTAGAGGTCCGCCGACAAAGACATGTGGAGCAGTGGTGATGAACAGCTTGGTGAAATCCTAAAATGGTTGAACAGTCTCCATGCCAACAAGCTCTATATGTGCTGATTATGAGGGATGTGAGAACCTGGGATACACTGCGTGCCAACAACTGACACACACAGTCTGATACCTGCTCAAGCTGTCAAATCACCAGCGGAGTCAGAAAGAGGGATGATTAATACACTTGTAACACGTGCATGATGAATATGTGAACTGTGCACCTCAGATGTGAGATACAACGCATGGAAAgcattctgaggagcaatgggggTACTCTACCAGTTACGTAAGAAGTGTCATGGTATATAACACTGCGAAGTGACACATTAGAAGACAAAATGTCAGTTGCGGCTGTTCTGCCCTACATCCCCAGGGTGATGGTCCAGAATAGGCCGTATGTTGCACAAACACAgtgcaaaattttttttataaaccgacaaagaagatcaaagtgtGTCCCAGATTGACAAAACACATACACATGCAACATTGGCAGTGTACTGCATACGCTGCAAGGAAAAATTTGTATTGGAATGAATTGATGATCAATCAGCACCAGGATCACCGAACATAGACCACATTGCAGGTTAGGACAGATGGAGGAgttggctgtggcagagcattcaCTTTGTGAGTCAGAACACATGATAAAATTTGTCGACAGGAAAGTTCTTGCTGTGGAGAATAACTACCATACACTCATACTTGTTCAGGAAATCCACAAATGtgacaatagcttcaacaagaaaagaAATCCTCAAGGTGAGCCACCCTGGATTCCCATACTGCAGCAAACAACTGTTGCATGGTTGCAAGGGGACATCCACAGTGGTAATGACCAAGTAAAAGCCCTCAGACATTGGTGCAATAGGTatataaatttatttctgttaaataataaaataaacaaaagttaATACAATATAATTATTAATCAAGGTATCTGGTATAATCTGCAGTCGCAAGTTCGACTCCCAACCTGCCACCAGCAATGGAGCATCAAGCTTTGACAAAACCAACCACTTATGC
This Schistocerca nitens isolate TAMUIC-IGC-003100 chromosome 1, iqSchNite1.1, whole genome shotgun sequence DNA region includes the following protein-coding sequences:
- the LOC126254267 gene encoding hsp90 co-chaperone Cdc37, with the translated sequence MVDYSKWKDIEISDDEDDTHPNIDTPSLFRWRHQARIERMEEQKREKEEIEKSRTANENKLKEIKEKINKSEKSGTENLDQLKVALLQLEKEAGEIKKREEEFKKKEKTTPWNVDTIGKPGFAKTVINTAPKPKREVLSEEEQGKRLKEHIAKYEKLMKNFGMLRRYDDSKRFLQEHPELVSEHTANYLVIWCINLEMEEKHDLMKHVAHQCICIQYMLELAQKLDVDPRACVGSFFSKMEIAEEEYKKSFDDELHSFIERIQVRAAEKLKAALAEAEEEERKARLGPGGLDPLEVLETLPPELKKCFEVQDIKLLQETILKMPEQEAQYHMKRCIDSGLWVPDAKKKESTEKETTASDDQ